The sequence GAGGAGGCCATCAGGAAGGGTTGGAGAGAGCACCCTCACTCGATCTCCGTGAGAGAGTCCGAGGGGATGCGCATCAGTCGGATTAATGATGACAAAGTTCTCCGAGAGAATATCCGACTGAAGCCAGTAGTTGCTGATGGTGCGGCTCTGCGTCCCGAAGATCTCTTTGTAGCTCACCAGAACGAGGGGATAGCCGTCCTGCACAATCGGCGTACCGTCTGAGTGAGTTGGTGGCTTGAGTCGGGGCAGTCCATCCCAACGCTGGCCGGTGATGCTATCTTTGGTCATCGAGACGCGTTCGGCGAAAAGATAGAGTGTCCCCTCGAACCGGCTGGTAAGTTTTTCGCCGTCGTAGGCGCTTGCTACCGAATTAAACCGCCCTCCACGATTGAGCACGTACACGACTTTCGGCCAGAGAGTCTCTCCCACTGCCTGTCGCCACTTCGCCTCATCGAATACGGCCGGCGGCAGGTGCCTCCGAGCCTGGCGGAAGAGTTCGATTTCCTCGCTGGAAGCATCGGGGACGGCGTCGGAGCCATCCGATTTCTCTCCAAAGGCGAGGTTAGCGACGATCTTGAGGTAGAAATCTTCCGGCCGCTTCAGGTCCATTCCTGGTCCGAAGCCATCGGGTCCGAAGCCTGGCAGGCCCATCTCCTCCGCAATGGCCAGCATCAGGGCTTCCATCGAAAGCGGCATCTCTTCCCCGAAGACAGTCACCAGCTCTGTGATTGGCGCTGCCACAGGCTGGCGAATGGGGTTAGATTTGACCGGTGGAACGGGTACATCGCCCGGACTCGCCCACTGTTCCAGGTAGCTGATGTCGGGGAAGATGTAATCTGCGTACATGCTGGTTTCGCCTACCACGATGTCCGTCGCAATCACGAGTGGAATCTTCTTCGGGTCTTTGAGGATTTTGATCTGCTCCCCGCCACCGGGCACCGAGTAGGCGGGTGTCCCCATGTGCAACCAGAGAATGTCAATGGGATACGGGTAGCCTTCGCCTGCGGCCGGGATGACATCGTGGTACATCTCAAAGGCGAAGGGATACCAGGGGCGTTTGGCGGGATAGCCGTCTCGTTGGAATAGCGTTGACTCCTCGTACTTGAGCCCTTCCCGGCTCACGTTCACTCCGAAGTGAGTCATCTTGTTCGGATGCAGCTTGGCGATTGGATAAGGCTGACCGGGTTTCCCGCCGAGATCATCCCGACTGCCGCCACCCGGAGACATGCCACCCTTCCAGTTGTAGCAGCCAACGAGAGCACAGAGCGTGTTAATTGCCTGGATGGCATAAAAACCGTTGGGATGCTTGGCCGGACCACGGTACGCATCAATCCCCACTTTCTTCCCGTGGCTGGTGAACTCCGTGGCCAGAGTGACGATGTCTTGCTCGGACACGCCGGCTTCGTCGGCCAATTCCGCCAGAGTCTTCTCGCTAGCGGCCAGCTTGATTAGGGTGAAGACGCTTTTGACCGGGATGTTGTTGATCGTGGTGTCAACCTCAAGGAGCCCCGCATCCACTTGATCGTGACGAGCCGGACCAGAGGGAGTCATCACTACGAACCCATCCGGACCGGGCAGCCCGGCCTCCT is a genomic window of Blastocatellia bacterium containing:
- a CDS encoding molybdopterin-dependent oxidoreductase, translated to MNRAMENNGSERKGLQLSRRTLLQSAALFGGSALWASYMDRLSCLATARESSLTEGYELARPENILYTTCLQCQIRCPLKVKVQDGVVVKIDGNPYSAKQFYPNLSYDTSPVQAALIDGKLCPRGQAGVQTHYDPYRVIKVLKRVGPRGSGQWQTIDFRQAVKEIVNGGDLFGEGPVPGLKDVYALRDPNVAKQMAADVDLIRKGQMTVAEFKAKHAANLNVLIDPDHPDLGPKNNRFVFMPGRINRTRSDFAKRFVHGALGSVNFFPHTSICELSIFVATKEMTRGPVHFKPDHINSEFIIFWGTGFAEANFGVTPMAELVTRGLIRGDLKIAVIDPRLSRSAAKAWKWVPVKPGGDLALALAMIRWIIENNRYDTRYLETPNLDAARRKGETSHTDATWLVRTDTMSYLRTQEAGLPGPDGFVVMTPSGPARHDQVDAGLLEVDTTINNIPVKSVFTLIKLAASEKTLAELADEAGVSEQDIVTLATEFTSHGKKVGIDAYRGPAKHPNGFYAIQAINTLCALVGCYNWKGGMSPGGGSRDDLGGKPGQPYPIAKLHPNKMTHFGVNVSREGLKYEESTLFQRDGYPAKRPWYPFAFEMYHDVIPAAGEGYPYPIDILWLHMGTPAYSVPGGGEQIKILKDPKKIPLVIATDIVVGETSMYADYIFPDISYLEQWASPGDVPVPPVKSNPIRQPVAAPITELVTVFGEEMPLSMEALMLAIAEEMGLPGFGPDGFGPGMDLKRPEDFYLKIVANLAFGEKSDGSDAVPDASSEEIELFRQARRHLPPAVFDEAKWRQAVGETLWPKVVYVLNRGGRFNSVASAYDGEKLTSRFEGTLYLFAERVSMTKDSITGQRWDGLPRLKPPTHSDGTPIVQDGYPLVLVSYKEIFGTQSRTISNYWLQSDILSENFVIINPTDAHPLGLSHGDRVRVLSPTLPDGLLDLGNGERKPLEARIMVSHGVRPGTALVSHHYGHWAYGASAITVDGVSVPGDSRRAGGIPPNPLLLLDRHMRTAAITDPVGGGAVFFQTRVRLVKV